In Bifidobacterium scardovii JCM 12489 = DSM 13734, the genomic stretch TCCAAGCCCGCGCCGAAGGACATGACCGTCATCGCCAACGGACTGCCGTACCGCGATTTCGTCACGGTCGGCCTGCTGGTCAAGCGCCTGCGTCTCAAGAACACGACCACCATCCCGACGCTCGGCAACCCGCCAATCGTGCCCGACTGCTGGATCTACGTGCAGGACCCGGGCTACACCGTCGGCCGCATTCAGGTGTTCAACAACTGGAGCCCGTACCTGGTCAAGGACGTCGACAACACCGTGTGGATCGGTTTGGAGTACTTCTGCAGCGAGGGCGATGCGTTCTGGAACATGAGCGAGGAGGAATGCGTCAAGTTCGCCATCAACGAGATGGTGCGCATGAAGATCATCTCCAGCCCGGCCGACGTGCTCGACACCCACCGCGAGAAGGTCAAGAAGGCCTATCCCGCCTACTTCGACACCTACGCGCACATGGACGAGCTCGTCGAATACCTCGACTCCTTCGGCAACCTCTACTGCGTCGGCCGCAACGGCCAGCACCACTACAACAACATGGACCACTCCATGGCCACCGCCATCGAGGCCGTCGGCAACATCAAAACCGGCAAAACCTCCAAGAAGAACGTGTGGTCTGTCAACACCGAAAAGTCCTACCACGAAGAAAAGTAAATAACGGAGTGTCAGCCGCGTTGCCCCTCAGTCGCGGTACCTTTGTACCGCTTCCTTCGGTGCGCCTTGCTGACACACGCGTTATTTACTTTTCTTACGAAAAGTAGAGCTCATACTCCAACGCCCGCCACGCGAGTGGCGGGCGTTTTGCATTCGTCTCGCCGCGGTTGTAAGGTATTCGACAGTTCGGCTTGCTTGCGATAGCGCCGAACATTCATTACGCGGTTCAATCCGCCATCTTTTTCGACAAGCTCTGCGCCATGGAGTGTGTACGAGCCAAGGAAAGGCAAAACGAGTGGCAACCAGCCAGAATCTTGAGGATATGAAGCTACCCGAGCTCAAGGAGCTCGCCAAGCAGATGGGACTTCGCGGCACCTCGACGATGCGCAAGCCCGATCTGCTCGCCACGCTACAGGCCGCCCGTTCCGGTGGCGAGGCGCCGGCCGGCGTCAGCGTGCGCGCGCCCCGTACGGACGCCAAGGCGGCTTCCGCGCAGGAAGCGGCCCCGGCCAACACCGAATCTCCGGCCGCGGAAGCGGCTCCCTCCGCCCCGGCTCCGGCAAAGGCCGCCGAGCCCGCCGCGGAATCGCCGGCGAGCGAACCGGCCCAGGAACCGTCCGCGAAGCGCAAGCCGTCCCGCAAGGCGGAGCGCCCGGCAGGCCAGCCGGCGGCGCGTCATTCCGCCGCCGAACGGTCCGACGCCCCGGCGAAGGCCGCCGCCGAGCAGCCTTCCATCGATCTGCCCGAGGTCAAGGAATCCCGCCCCGCCAACACGCGCAAGCGCCGCCACGAAAGCGATGCCGGTGCCGCGCTGCTCGACGATCTGGGCTTGGACGCCGATAACGGCCGCCGCCGCAAGGTCGACAAGGAGGAATCCGTGCCGCGCCGCCGCCGCGATATGGCCGCGGACGAGGATCAGCCGCGTCGCCGCCGCCGTATGGCCGAGCCGGATGCCCCGGCCGAGGACACCGTGCGCGATCTGGACGATATTCTCGCGACCCTGCCGTCGCAGCACGACGCCAATCGCGCCGATCGCGACGATGACGCTCAGCCGGAGCGCGAGTTCACCCGCCGCAGCCGCAACCGTTCCGATCGCGGCAACGACCGTAACGACCGTGGCGACCGCAATGATCGCAATGACCGCCGTCAGCGCCGCCTGCGCGGGCGCGACCGCGATTACGAGGATCGCGACGAGCGCGAGACCCGCGACGTGCGCGACAACCGCCGCGAGGAGCCGCAGGAGGACCTTGTCCCGGTCGCCGGCATCGTCGACGTGCTCGACTCCTATGCGTTCGTGCGCACCTCCGGCTACCTGCCCGGTCCGAACGACGTGTACGTGTCCATGGGCCAGGTCAAGAAGTACGGTCTGCGCAAGGGCGACGCCGTGCACGGTTCGATCCGCGCGCCGCGCGAGGGCGACCGCCGCAACCAGCGCCAGAAGTTCGTGCCGCTGCAGTCCATCGACTCGATCAACGGCATGAGCGTCGAGGATGCGGCCAACCGCCCGCAGTTCGCCAAGCTCACCCCGCTGTATCCGCAGGAGCGCCTGAAGCAGGAGACCACGCCGAACAAGCTCACCGGCCGCATCATGGACATCGTGTCGCCGATCGGCAAGGGCCAGCGCGGTCTGATCGTCTCTCCGCCGAAGGCCGGCAAGACGATCACGTTGCAGAACATCGCCAACGCGATCGCGACCAACAACCCCGAGGTGCATCTGATGGTTGTGCTGGTGGACGAGCGTCCCGAAGAGGTCACCGATATGGAGCGCACCGTGCAGGGCGAGGTCATCTCCTCGACCTTCGACCGCCCGGCCTCCGACCACACCACCGTCGCGGAGCTGGCCATCGAGCGCGCGAAGCGCCTTGTGGAGCTCGGCCAGGACGTGGTGGTGCTGCTCGACTCGATGACCCGTCTGGCCCGCGCGTACAACATCGCCGCTCCGGCCTCCGGCCGTATCCTGTCCGGCGGCGTCGACGCGCAGGCGCTGTACCCGCCGAAGAAGTTCTTCGGTGCGGCCCGCAACATCGAGAACGGCGGCTCGCTGACGATTATTTCGTCCGCGCTGGTGGAAACCGGCTCGAAGATGGACGAGGTGATCTTCGAGGAGTTCAAGGGCACCGGCAACATGGAGCTGCGCCTGAGCCGTGAGCTGGCGGACAAGCGCCTGTTCCCGGCCATCGACATCAACGCCTCCGGCACCCGCCGCGAGGAGCTCATCACCGCGCCGGCCGAGCTTCCGGTCGTCTACCGCCTGCGCCGTCTGCTCGGCGGTCTGGAGCCCGAGCAGGCGTACCAGACGCTGGTGCCGCGCCTCAAGAAGGCGCCGACCAACCGCGACTTCCTCGCCGCCATCAGCCAGCAGGCCAACAGCAACGCCGTCAACGGCAACTGATCCGGCCGATTCGTCTGAATAGATAAAACCGGGGCTTCCTTCAGTGAGGGAAGCCCCGGTTTGCGTTGTATCGCTGTATGTTCCGGCTCCCCTCTCTGAGGCTGAGCCGTTAAGCAAACGCCGGAGGCGTTTGTAGGCGAAGGCGAACGACAGTGAGCAGATAAGGCTGCGGCCGTAAGGCCGTCCTTGATTGCGGACGAGATGTCGGCACAGCCGACTGAGGGGAGCAGGACACGATGGCTTGATATCAGGCGTAGCGGTAACGCTCCCCCTCAGGCCACTTCGTGGCCAGCTCCCCTCACGGAGGGGAGCCAGGCGTAGCGGGTTGTGTACTTTGCGACTCAACCTCAAGGGAGCTGAGAACGCTCCGTTACGCCATGATTTCGAGGTGGTGGTAGGCCGGGGTGTGGCGGCCCAGCAACGGGTCGCCGTGGCGCTCGGCGAACGCGCGCAGGCGGCGGACGCCCTCGCGCAGCTCATCGGCGTCACCGGCGTAGGACAGCCTGACGAACCCTTCGCCTTCGCGCCCGAAGGCCTCGCCGGGAACCACGGCGGTCTTCTCCTCCTCGAGCAGTCGGCGGCTGAACGTATCGGAATCCATGCGCGTGGCGCGGATATCGACGAACGCATAGAACGCGCCCTGCGGCTCGATCAGGCGCAGGGCCGTGCAGTCGGCCAGCCCGTCGAGCACGATCTGCCGCTTGGCGCGGTATTCCTCGCGCATGGCCTGGATGGGCGTGCGCGGCCCGCTCAGCGCCGCGACTCCGGCGTACTGCGCGGTCGAATTCACGGAGGAATGCATGAGCTCGGCGATCTTGCTGGTCTGCTCGATCAGGGCGGCCGGGCCCAGCAGGTATCCGATGCGCCACCCCGTCATGGCGAAGGTTTTCGACAGGCTCTCCACCACGACGGTGCGCTCGTGCATGCCCTCGACGGCCGCGATGGACGGTGCCGCGTCGATGCCCTCCGCGAACACGAACGGGTGATACACCTCGTCGGAGATGGCCCACAGGTCATGCCGCTTGCACACCTCGGCGATGCGGGCGAGCTCGCTGGCGGGGGTCACCGCGCCGGTCGGATTGCCGGGGGAGTTGAGCAGCACGGCCTTGGTGCGCGGGGTGATCGCCGCTTCGATGTCGTCGGCGTTGAGCTGCATCTGGTGCTCCGGCTTCAGGGCCACGGTGACGGGAACGCCGCCGCACATCATCACTTCGGCGTCGTACGAGGTGAAGAACGGCGAGGGGATGATCACCTCATCGCCGGGGTCGAGCATGGCCTTGAGCGCAAGGAACAGGCCGATGGTCGCGCCGTCGATGGCCTGGATCTCGCATTCGGGGTCGTAGACGATCCCCTTCACGTCGCGGGAGTAGTCGGCGGCGGCCCGGCGGAACGCCTCGATGCCCAGCACGTTGGTGTACTTGGTCCGCCCGTTGCGGATGGACCGGCACGCCGCCTCGACGATATGCGGCGCCGCGGTGGAGCTGGGCTCCCCCACGCACAGCGAAATCGCGTCGGGCACACGTTCGACGCGATCGAAAACGTCGCGGATGCCGGAACGGGGGATGGCGTGTGCGTGCTGCGAGATCGTTGGCATGATTGGTACGGCCTTTCTGCATGGGTGGTATATGCATGAGCATACACGGTGGGATGTAAAAAGTTCAATAATTAGCATACTATTCAGTAAATATTACGAGAATAAGTCAAAATGGAATAAAAACATCTGAGTTGCATGTCTGTGTACAACAGTCCCGCATTCCGGCTCCCCTCCAAAAGGAGAGCCGGATAGTAAATGGCCTTGCGGCCGCGGGCCGCTAGAATAAGAGGGAGAAGCCGGGCCGATTCCGCCCGGCGCAGGGCCCAGCCGTTGGAGGAGACGCAATGACCGATCCGAAGTCGCAGGATGATATGGATGTCAGGCAGGATCCCCGAGCGGACGCCGCCGGCATCGACGCGAAGGACGCGACGATTCTGGACATGCTGGAGGAGGATGGCCGCGCCACCCTGTCACAGCTGTCGAAGGCGACGGGCCTGTCGGTCTCGGCGGCCCAATCCCGCGTGCAGAAGCTGGAGAAGCGTGGCATCATCAAAGGGTATGGCGCGGTCATCGACCATGAGCAGCGGGGGCTGCCCATCAGCGCGTTCGTGTCCGTCACGCCGCTGGATTACGACAAGGAATCGGATATTCCGCGCAAGCTGAAGGACGTCGACGGCGTGGTGTCCTGCTATTCCGTGGCCGGCGCGCCGAGTTTCGTGCTGTTGGTGCGCGTCGCCTCGCCGAGCAAGCTCGAGGAGCTGCTGAACCTGATCCACCGCACGGTGCCGGTGAGCACCGAGAGCACGGTCATCCTCAAAACCTATTTCTGACGGGTCGTGTGTCTGATAGGTCGTGCGCCGGTCCGTCCGGGCGGCCTCGGGCCGCTACGGCGTATGGGTCCGATGTGGTGATAGGCTTGCAGACATGAGCGAAACGCACACCGAGACGCAGGCCGAAGGCGACTGGCTTCGGCCTGTCGACGAATCACAGCATGATGCCCATCAGGGTGCCGAATCCGAAACGGTGATCGATGCGGCCGCGGCGGCCGAGCATCCGGAAGTCGCCGAAACCGTGGCGAAGATCAAGGCGCTGCGCCAGTCCATCGACAATGTGGACACGGCCATCGTCTCCCTGCTGGCCGAGCGGTTCAAGTACACGTCGCAGGTCGGCGTGCTCAAGGCGCGTGCCGGCTTCGCTCCGGCCGACTACAAACGCGAGGACTACCAGATCGAACGTCTGCACCGCATCGCGGTGGATGCGGGGCTCGACCCGGACATCGCGGAAATGTACCGCGAGTTCGTGGTGACCGAAGCCAAGAAGCGCCATCAGCGCATCGCCGACGCCGGGGGAGACCCGGGCGTGCTCGACGTGTTCGCCTGAGCGATCCGACCGTCCGATTGCACGGGCGGGGCCGAACGCCGGCCCGGTTCGCATGGAGGGAATGCAATCCCCCGTAGCGTCTCGCATGCTTTCGTATACCTTGCGTCGACTTGTCTAAAAAGATGGCGGTTCCGCCGCGGGTGTGGTTATATGACAGGAGCGTCCGCGCCGGCATGCCGGTGGGGCGCGTCGTCATATCGGGACCGCATGATATTTCGGGGGCGCCATGAGCCGTTGGGCCAGCTTAGCCATGCGTGGCTGCGCGTCCATCGCGGTTCTGGCGCTGGCCGTGGCATCGGAGGCGTCCGGCGCCGTCGCCGCGCCGGGCGCCATGATGCTGGGCGGTGGCAGCGCGCAGTACGTGAAGACGCAGGATGTGCTGACGGTGTCCGATGCCGGCGGCACGGTCGCGGCCGGGGAACCCGGGCGGCTGTATGTCGCCGACCATTTTGCAGTCGGCAAAGCCGGCACGGTCGTCGATCACGAGGCCAGCGGCCGAGCCGTGACCGTGCGTGATGACGGTGCCGGAGACTCCGGCGACATCCCGGCCGATAGCACGGTGGACAGGTGGCAGCGCATCGGATCGGGCCAAACCGCCCTGCCGTGGTCGGTGCATGTGGTCTACAGCCTTGACGGGCCGGAAACGACCGGTCAGGCCATCGCCGCCGCCGGATTCTCGTCGGATATGACCGCGTTGGCGGGCGAGGCGCGGTCCCTGGTCAACACGATCGTCACCACGAACTCGGCCGCGGACCGGGACCTCATCGACAAGCTCACCGCCATGCGGAATCAGGAGCAGGCCGCCGCGGAGCGGGAGATCGCCGATAAGAGCGCCGCCCACCAGCGTGCGTTCGATGCGTATATGGCCGCGTATGTCGGCTCCTACACTACGCACCTGTCGGGGTCGATCGGCAGCAAGACGCAGATGCAGGCGCTGATCGGCACCGCAGGCGAACTGTCCGGCGATACGCCGCTCGCACAGGCCGTGGTCGATCTGGCGAACGCGGTGAACGCGGTCAGCGCCGCGCACCAGCACACCGGAGCCGTCGACGCGATCGACGATCTGATCCGGCGCATCCGCCAGCGGGGCACCGAGGGGCTGATCAATGAGATCGGCACGCGGATCGGCGAGGAAAGCGTCGTGGGATCCAAGGGGTACGCCGCCGGGCAGACGCAGCTGTCCAATGCGATGATCCCCTATTCGATGGCCTACACGGATGCGTACACCGCCAAACTGAGCGCGCTGACCGGCGGCACGTCGGTCGGCGCGTCCGGATACCAGCAGCAGGCCATCGCGGAGACGAACCGTGACTTCGGTGCGAATCCCGCCCATGCGGACGATACTCGGAAGGTGGATGCCGCGATGAGTGCGCTGGCGGCCGCATCGGAGCATACCGGTCGGGCGAACGCGCTGCGGCAGATCAGCGTCCAGTTCGCCGACGAGCTGGGCTCGGGCGATGGCGGCGCCGGGAACGGCGGTGGGAACGGCGGCGGCGCGGAATCCGGTGGTTCCGGCGGCACCGCGGTGAAGACGACGGATCTGCTGAATGGGCTGCGGGACGGACTGAGCGGTACGATCGCCGGCCAAGCGGAGACCAAGCGCCTCGCCGCCGTGGCCAAGGCGGAGCGTGAGGACGCGGATTCGGGCAATGCGGACGAGCCCAGCTACGACGTCGTATCCGCGCTCAACCGCAACACCAGGCACGTCCGGCTGCTCATGGTCGTCCCGGAAATATAAATGGCTCCCCTCAGAGAGGGGAGCCAGAAAACCGACTTGGCCTTCTTCGCCGGCTGAACCGTTACACGGGGAGTCCTGTGGCTCCCCGTAGGTTCGGTGAGCGGCTGCGCTGTGGGCAGCCGCGAGGGCCGCCTAGAAGAAGGCTACTTGGCCTTCTTCGCCGGCGGCTCGCCGAGTTCGCTATCCTCGACGATCACGTCGATGGCGGCTTCGGCCTCGGACTTGGCCGCGGCGGCCGCATCGGCGGCGGCGACGGCGGTCTGGTGGACGGCCTTGACCGCGGCTGCGGCGCTCACGAAGGAGATGCGGCCGACCACGCGGCCGGCCGCGGCGATATCGTTCATCGCGCTTTCCAGCGACGCGCGCACGTCGTCGGCCACGCCCAGACGCACCGACAGGATCGGCGTCTTCATCGAGACCTTGGCCTTCGACTTGATGCCGCGCAGCGCGGCCAGCGCCTCGCCGGCGTGGGCCAGCAGCTCCGGCGGCACCTTGAACGCGGCCTGCTCGTACACGTCGGCGGTCGGCCATGCGGCGCGGTGCACGGAGCCCTCGCCCTCATGCATCCAGCTCCACACCTCTTCGGCGGCGTACGGCAGGTACGGCGCCAGCAGGCGGGCGAACGCGTCGAGGCCAAGCCCCAGCGTGGTGCGCGCGGACTTCACGGCCGCTTCGCTCGGCACATGGCCGGTGGCGTCCGCCGTGCCGTACGCGCGGTTCTTCACCAGCTCGATGTAGTCGTCGCAGAATTGCCAGAAGTAGCCCTCGATGACCTCCAGCGCCTTGGAGTGCTCGTACGCCTCCAGCGCCTCGGTGGCCTGGCGCACAACCAGCGCCATCTTGGCCATGGCGGCGCGGTCGAGCGGCTCGGTCACGTCGGCCGGATCCCACGAGGCGGCCGCGGGGGCGCCGACGTGGTGGTTCTCGTCCTCGCGGCCGATCGCCAGTGCGAACTTGGTGGCGTTGAGCAGCTTGATCGCGAGACGGCGGCCGATCTTCATCTGGCCGATGTCGTACGTGGCGTCGAGGCCGAGGCGCGCGGCGGCGGCCCAGTAGCGCACGGCGTCCGCGCCGAACTTCTCGATCGGCTCGTTCGGCACCACGACGTTGCCCTTGGACTTCGACATCTTCTTGTGGTCGGGGTCCAGGATCCAGCCGGACAGGGTGGCGTGGGCCCACGGCAGGCACTTGTTCTCCAAATGCGCGCGGTCCACGGTGCTGAACAGCCAGGTGCGGATGATGTCCTGGCCCTGCGGGCGCAGATCCATCGGGAAGGTGGAGGCGAACAGGGCCTTGGAGGCCTCGTCCGGCTCGGCCCAGTGGGTCACGATCTGCGGGGTCAGCGAGGAGGTGGCCCAGGTGTCCATGATGTCCTTTTCGGCGGTGAAGCCGCCGGGCACGTCACGCTGGGACTCGTCGTAGCCTTCCGGCACGTCGATGGTCGGATCGATCGGCAGACGATCCTCGCTCGGGGCGATCGGGTGATCGTAATCCGGTTCGCCGTCAGTCTTCACCGGGTACCACAGCGGGAACGGCACGCCGAAGAAGCGCTGGCGGGAGATCAGCCAGTCGCCGTTGAGGCCGTGCACCCAGTTCTCGTAGCGCACGCGCATGAAGTCGGGGTGGAACTCGAGCTCCTTGCCGCGCTCGATGAGTTCGGCGTTCAGCTTGGCGTCGGTGCCGCCGTTCTTGAGGTACCACTGGCGGGAGGTGACGATCTCGAGCGGCTTGTCGCCCTTCTCGTAGAAGTTCGTCATACGCTTGGTCGGCGTCGGCTCGCCGTCCAGGTCGCCGGACTCGCGCAGCTTGTCGACGATGATCTTGCGGGCGGAGAAGGTGGTCTTGCCGGCGGTTTCGGCGAAGACCTCGCGGCCCGCCGGATCGGTGATCCAGTCCGGGGTATCCATCACGATGCGGCCGTTGCGCTGGATGATCGGGCGGGTCGGCAGCTTGAGGTCGCGCCACCACTCGACGTCGGTCACGTCGCCGAAGGTGCAGCACATGGCGATGCCGGCGCCCTTGTCCATTTCGGCGGCCGGGTGCGCGAGGATCGGCACCTTCACCTTGAACAGCGGGGAGTAGACGGTCTGGCCGAAGTACTTCTTGTAGCGCTCGTCGTCCGGGTGGGCGATCAGCGAGGTGCAGGCCGCGAGCAGTTCGGGGCGGGTCGTCTCGATGTAGATCGGCGTGCCGTCCTCGAAGCGGAAGGCGACCTTGTGGTAGAAGCCGGGGTATTCGCGCGACTCGAGCTCGGCCTGGGCCACGGCGGTCTGGAAGGTCACGTCCCACAGGCCGGGGGCGTCCTGCTGGTAGGCCTCGCCGCGGGCGAGGTTGCGCAGGAAGGCCTTCTGGGCCACGCGCTGCGGGTGCTGGCCGATGGTGTGGTAGGTCTGCGACCAGTCGATCGACAGGCCCAGCTTGCGCCACAGGGCCTCGAACAGCTTCTCGTCCTGGGCGGTCAGGCGCTCGCACAGCTCGATGAAGTTCTTGCGCGAGATCGGCACCTGGTCCTTGGCGTCGATCTTCTTGCCGTCGGTGCCCTCGAACGGCGGCTTGAAATCCGGGTCATACGGCAGCGAGACGTCCACGCGCACGCCGTAGTAGTTCTGCACGCGGCGCTCGGTCGGCAGGCCGTTGTCGTCCCAGCCCATCGGGTAGAACACGTCGTAGCCGCGCATGCGCTTGTAGCGTGCGATCACGTCGGTGTGGGTGTAGCTGAAGACGTGGCCGACGTGCAGGGAGCCGGACACGGTGGGCGGCGGGGTGTCGATCGAGTACACGGCCTTGCGGTCGCGGGTGTTCCGGAACTTGTAGACGCCGGATTCGTCCCACTCGGCGCGCCACTTGTCTTCGAGGCCGTCCACGCCCACCTTGTCGGGCAATGGGGTCAGATTTGCGTTGATGATGGTGCTTTCGCTCATACGCGCGATTTTATGCGGATTATGTGACAAGCGCCCATGCGGCTACGTGCGCTCGCGGGGAGGCGGCGCCGGGCGCCTCGCGGGCGGCGCGCTACTTCTTGACGATGCCGGCGAGCGGCAGATAGCGGTCGGTCATGTTCGTCGGATACCCGCTGGCATGGTCGCGCGCCACGACGGTGGTGTTGCGTTGGTACAGCCAGTCGGCCGCCGCGTCCTGGCTCACCGTCTTCGCGAACGCGCGCATGCGCTCCTGGTAGTCCTTGTCGTTGGTCGCGCCGGTCGCGTTGCCGTAGGCCTCCTGCGCGGTGCCGCTGGTGTAGCGGAACACGTTGTCGGAGGTGCCGAACGCCGCGGCGTCGTCATCGCCGCTCGTCGCCGTCACCGCGATGGTGTACTGCCCGTCGGCGATGCGCTGCTCCGCGGTCGCCCCGTCGACGACGTCGGTCCGCACGCTCAGCCCGACGGCCTGCAGCTGGGTGGCGACCGTGTTGCCTATGTCCTCGTACTGCTGCGGCACGACCAGATCGATGACGCCGAAGTAGCTGGCGCCGGCGATGAAGTTGTTGATCAGCGCGCTCGCCGTGCCCGGATCGTAGGGGAACAGCCCGGTCAGATCCTCGTATCCGGGTTCGAGCCGGCCGATCGGCCCGCCGAGCGCCCCCGCGGAGTCGGGCCGCGACGCCGCGATGGACCCGGCGTCGACGGCATGGCGGATCGCCTTGCGCGCCTGCTGGTCGGAGAAGATCGAGTCGGTGCCGTTGTTCAGAGCGAGCATCACCTTCGACGTGGACGTGCCGTGGGTGATGGTCAGCGCCGTGTCGCCGGCCAGCGCATTCGCCGTGGCCGCGTCGCCCGGCAGCGCCAGATCGACGACGTTGCCGCGCACCGCTTCGGCCAGTGCGTTGTCGTCGGCGTAATAATGCAGAGTGACGCGCGCGACGCCGGCCTCGGCGCCCCAGTAGTCGTCGTTGCGTTCCAAGGTGATCGTGCCGCGTTTGTCGAACCGGGCGACGGTGAACGGACCCGAGCCGAGCGCTTCGCTGGCGTAGGAGACCTTCGCCGTGGAGTCGTAGACGATGCCGGCCCGCCCGGCCAGCGCGCGCGGCAGTGTCGGGTCGGGTTTGGCGAGCGTGATGGCGACGGTGCGCGAGTCGCGGCTTTCGACGCTTTTGAGCGCGGCCAGATCGCCGGCGCCCTGGTATTGGTTCTTGACGGTCTGCTGCAGCGACCACACCACGTCGTCGGCGTCGAGCGCGTGCCCGTTCGAGAAGCGCAGCCCCGAGCGCATCGTGAACGTGTAGGTCAGGCCGTCGTCCGAGACCTTCCAGCTCTTCGCCAGCCCGGGCTGCAGTGTGTTGTCGTTGTCGCGCGTGACCAGCGTCTCGTAGACGTTGCCGATCAGTGCGCGCTCCACGGCCGTGCCGCCGTCGGTGCGGATGTCGAGCGATTGCGGGGCGTCGGTCAGCCCGACGGTGATGGAGGTGTCGGAATGCGCGGAGTCGATGTGCGGCAGCACGTCGTGGTTGGTAGCCAGCGACCAGACGACCCAGCCTATGGCCGCCAGCGCCAGCGCCGTGGCCGCGAA encodes the following:
- a CDS encoding ABC transporter substrate-binding protein; translated protein: MQHRRSNTSLRSWLIFAATALALAAIGWVVWSLATNHDVLPHIDSAHSDTSITVGLTDAPQSLDIRTDGGTAVERALIGNVYETLVTRDNDNTLQPGLAKSWKVSDDGLTYTFTMRSGLRFSNGHALDADDVVWSLQQTVKNQYQGAGDLAALKSVESRDSRTVAITLAKPDPTLPRALAGRAGIVYDSTAKVSYASEALGSGPFTVARFDKRGTITLERNDDYWGAEAGVARVTLHYYADDNALAEAVRGNVVDLALPGDAATANALAGDTALTITHGTSTSKVMLALNNGTDSIFSDQQARKAIRHAVDAGSIAASRPDSAGALGGPIGRLEPGYEDLTGLFPYDPGTASALINNFIAGASYFGVIDLVVPQQYEDIGNTVATQLQAVGLSVRTDVVDGATAEQRIADGQYTIAVTATSGDDDAAAFGTSDNVFRYTSGTAQEAYGNATGATNDKDYQERMRAFAKTVSQDAAADWLYQRNTTVVARDHASGYPTNMTDRYLPLAGIVKK
- the rho gene encoding transcription termination factor Rho, translating into MATSQNLEDMKLPELKELAKQMGLRGTSTMRKPDLLATLQAARSGGEAPAGVSVRAPRTDAKAASAQEAAPANTESPAAEAAPSAPAPAKAAEPAAESPASEPAQEPSAKRKPSRKAERPAGQPAARHSAAERSDAPAKAAAEQPSIDLPEVKESRPANTRKRRHESDAGAALLDDLGLDADNGRRRKVDKEESVPRRRRDMAADEDQPRRRRRMAEPDAPAEDTVRDLDDILATLPSQHDANRADRDDDAQPEREFTRRSRNRSDRGNDRNDRGDRNDRNDRRQRRLRGRDRDYEDRDERETRDVRDNRREEPQEDLVPVAGIVDVLDSYAFVRTSGYLPGPNDVYVSMGQVKKYGLRKGDAVHGSIRAPREGDRRNQRQKFVPLQSIDSINGMSVEDAANRPQFAKLTPLYPQERLKQETTPNKLTGRIMDIVSPIGKGQRGLIVSPPKAGKTITLQNIANAIATNNPEVHLMVVLVDERPEEVTDMERTVQGEVISSTFDRPASDHTTVAELAIERAKRLVELGQDVVVLLDSMTRLARAYNIAAPASGRILSGGVDAQALYPPKKFFGAARNIENGGSLTIISSALVETGSKMDEVIFEEFKGTGNMELRLSRELADKRLFPAIDINASGTRREELITAPAELPVVYRLRRLLGGLEPEQAYQTLVPRLKKAPTNRDFLAAISQQANSNAVNGN
- a CDS encoding Lrp/AsnC family transcriptional regulator, translating into MDVRQDPRADAAGIDAKDATILDMLEEDGRATLSQLSKATGLSVSAAQSRVQKLEKRGIIKGYGAVIDHEQRGLPISAFVSVTPLDYDKESDIPRKLKDVDGVVSCYSVAGAPSFVLLVRVASPSKLEELLNLIHRTVPVSTESTVILKTYF
- the valS gene encoding valine--tRNA ligase, producing MSESTIINANLTPLPDKVGVDGLEDKWRAEWDESGVYKFRNTRDRKAVYSIDTPPPTVSGSLHVGHVFSYTHTDVIARYKRMRGYDVFYPMGWDDNGLPTERRVQNYYGVRVDVSLPYDPDFKPPFEGTDGKKIDAKDQVPISRKNFIELCERLTAQDEKLFEALWRKLGLSIDWSQTYHTIGQHPQRVAQKAFLRNLARGEAYQQDAPGLWDVTFQTAVAQAELESREYPGFYHKVAFRFEDGTPIYIETTRPELLAACTSLIAHPDDERYKKYFGQTVYSPLFKVKVPILAHPAAEMDKGAGIAMCCTFGDVTDVEWWRDLKLPTRPIIQRNGRIVMDTPDWITDPAGREVFAETAGKTTFSARKIIVDKLRESGDLDGEPTPTKRMTNFYEKGDKPLEIVTSRQWYLKNGGTDAKLNAELIERGKELEFHPDFMRVRYENWVHGLNGDWLISRQRFFGVPFPLWYPVKTDGEPDYDHPIAPSEDRLPIDPTIDVPEGYDESQRDVPGGFTAEKDIMDTWATSSLTPQIVTHWAEPDEASKALFASTFPMDLRPQGQDIIRTWLFSTVDRAHLENKCLPWAHATLSGWILDPDHKKMSKSKGNVVVPNEPIEKFGADAVRYWAAAARLGLDATYDIGQMKIGRRLAIKLLNATKFALAIGREDENHHVGAPAAASWDPADVTEPLDRAAMAKMALVVRQATEALEAYEHSKALEVIEGYFWQFCDDYIELVKNRAYGTADATGHVPSEAAVKSARTTLGLGLDAFARLLAPYLPYAAEEVWSWMHEGEGSVHRAAWPTADVYEQAAFKVPPELLAHAGEALAALRGIKSKAKVSMKTPILSVRLGVADDVRASLESAMNDIAAAGRVVGRISFVSAAAAVKAVHQTAVAAADAAAAAKSEAEAAIDVIVEDSELGEPPAKKAK
- a CDS encoding pyridoxal phosphate-dependent aminotransferase; amino-acid sequence: MPTISQHAHAIPRSGIRDVFDRVERVPDAISLCVGEPSSTAAPHIVEAACRSIRNGRTKYTNVLGIEAFRRAAADYSRDVKGIVYDPECEIQAIDGATIGLFLALKAMLDPGDEVIIPSPFFTSYDAEVMMCGGVPVTVALKPEHQMQLNADDIEAAITPRTKAVLLNSPGNPTGAVTPASELARIAEVCKRHDLWAISDEVYHPFVFAEGIDAAPSIAAVEGMHERTVVVESLSKTFAMTGWRIGYLLGPAALIEQTSKIAELMHSSVNSTAQYAGVAALSGPRTPIQAMREEYRAKRQIVLDGLADCTALRLIEPQGAFYAFVDIRATRMDSDTFSRRLLEEEKTAVVPGEAFGREGEGFVRLSYAGDADELREGVRRLRAFAERHGDPLLGRHTPAYHHLEIMA
- a CDS encoding chorismate mutase yields the protein MSETHTETQAEGDWLRPVDESQHDAHQGAESETVIDAAAAAEHPEVAETVAKIKALRQSIDNVDTAIVSLLAERFKYTSQVGVLKARAGFAPADYKREDYQIERLHRIAVDAGLDPDIAEMYREFVVTEAKKRHQRIADAGGDPGVLDVFA